The Candidatus Koribacter versatilis Ellin345 genome has a segment encoding these proteins:
- a CDS encoding RNA polymerase sigma factor, whose protein sequence is MSLRDVPTAVEEVYRSEWGRVVATLIGMLGGDFDLAEETAQEAFAAAVTQWEKDGVPEYPRAWIISTARHKAIDRIRRKAKFEEELEPRLEQGTLDVATPPQEYTAEIPDDRLRLIFTCCHPALALDAQIALTLRTLCGLETEEIARAFLVPVPTMAQRVVRAKSKIRDAGIPYAVPETSQMAERLDAVLHVIYLVFNEGYSASSGESLTRADLSEEAIRLARIVVELLPDPEALGLLSLMLLHESRRAARTSEDGDMILLNDQDRTLWDRALIAEGTALVERSFALRRPGPYSIQAAIAAVHADSPTPDATDWRQIVALYDLLLQVVASPVIELNRAVAVAMRDGAPAGLAVIDTILARGDLANYHLAYSARADMLRRIGKKSEARKAYERALALTQQAPEQRFLRKRIAEVSG, encoded by the coding sequence ATGTCGCTCAGGGATGTCCCCACAGCAGTCGAAGAAGTGTATCGCTCCGAGTGGGGGCGTGTCGTCGCGACCCTCATTGGAATGCTCGGCGGAGACTTTGATTTGGCCGAGGAAACCGCGCAGGAGGCCTTTGCCGCCGCCGTAACCCAGTGGGAGAAAGACGGCGTTCCTGAGTACCCACGGGCTTGGATCATCTCTACCGCGCGCCACAAGGCCATCGACCGGATCCGCCGCAAGGCTAAATTTGAAGAGGAACTCGAGCCGCGCCTCGAACAGGGAACTCTCGACGTCGCGACCCCCCCACAGGAGTACACCGCCGAGATTCCTGACGACCGACTGCGCCTGATCTTCACTTGCTGCCACCCGGCGCTGGCCTTGGACGCGCAGATCGCACTTACATTGCGCACGCTTTGCGGACTCGAGACCGAAGAGATCGCGCGCGCCTTTCTCGTGCCAGTGCCGACGATGGCGCAACGAGTGGTCCGCGCCAAGAGCAAGATTCGTGACGCCGGCATTCCGTATGCCGTCCCCGAGACGAGCCAGATGGCGGAGCGCCTCGATGCGGTGTTGCACGTGATTTACCTGGTCTTCAACGAGGGCTACTCAGCGTCGTCCGGCGAGTCGCTCACGCGCGCCGATCTTTCTGAAGAAGCGATTCGGTTGGCGCGCATCGTCGTAGAGTTGCTGCCCGATCCCGAAGCGCTGGGCTTGCTTTCGCTGATGCTGTTGCATGAATCGCGCCGCGCCGCACGCACCTCCGAAGACGGTGACATGATCCTGCTCAACGATCAGGACCGCACGCTGTGGGACCGCGCACTGATCGCCGAAGGTACTGCGTTAGTCGAGCGTTCCTTCGCGCTGCGGCGTCCCGGGCCTTACTCGATTCAAGCTGCCATCGCCGCGGTCCATGCCGACTCTCCAACTCCCGATGCCACCGACTGGCGCCAGATCGTCGCTCTCTACGATCTCTTGTTGCAGGTTGTCGCCTCGCCCGTCATCGAATTGAATCGCGCTGTAGCGGTGGCCATGCGAGACGGTGCTCCGGCCGGCCTTGCCGTAATCGATACGATTCTCGCTCGCGGTGATCTCGCGAACTATCACCTCGCATACTCCGCCCGCGCCGACATGCTGCGTCGTATCGGCAAAAAATCCGAAGCCCGTAAAGCTTACGAACGTGCCCTGGCGCTGACCCAGCAGGCACCGGAACAGAGATTTTTGAGGAAGAGAATTGCGGAAGTATCTGGGTGA
- a CDS encoding VOC family protein translates to MTRLTSTLTFAAILLCFSPVAFAQGHCRDGYQTPDCPLSAKVATAPIPAVFAPTGWKTVALDHITFEMPDYRREEVFYEALMGWKLKSDDGKEAVLDIGNWGTVVLKQAPERSEAAVTNFCFVIEPWDAKTVEGELSKRGLHPVADNDGKGFESFHIKDPDGFDLQVSNGKGLARARKTQLPLPLAKPIPFPSTKWNTVWLDHISFKVSNYKESASFYSNLLGWKSTYDEGSQNELMIGNVGDIIIRGGNPNDPHFKKDAPRHAEVDHISYGILPWNSDAVKAELIKRGLEATVDTSTHDDIDVAAYKSYHTTTPNGYNLQMSFVTRENRLALSNAVKPKTSNE, encoded by the coding sequence TTGACCCGACTGACTTCGACTCTCACCTTCGCCGCAATTCTGCTTTGTTTCTCTCCCGTTGCTTTCGCCCAGGGCCACTGTCGCGATGGCTACCAAACCCCCGACTGTCCCCTCAGCGCCAAGGTTGCGACCGCGCCGATCCCGGCGGTGTTCGCACCTACCGGATGGAAGACGGTCGCGCTCGACCACATCACCTTCGAAATGCCCGACTACCGGAGGGAAGAAGTTTTCTACGAGGCGCTGATGGGTTGGAAGCTCAAGTCCGACGATGGCAAAGAAGCTGTGCTGGATATCGGAAATTGGGGGACGGTGGTCCTAAAGCAGGCTCCAGAACGGAGTGAAGCGGCGGTGACCAACTTCTGCTTCGTCATTGAGCCTTGGGATGCAAAGACCGTGGAAGGTGAACTCAGCAAGCGAGGGTTGCATCCCGTAGCTGACAACGACGGCAAGGGCTTCGAGAGCTTTCACATCAAAGATCCAGACGGCTTCGACCTTCAAGTCAGCAACGGCAAAGGATTAGCGAGGGCGCGTAAAACGCAACTCCCCCTCCCCTTGGCTAAGCCCATTCCGTTCCCATCCACCAAGTGGAACACAGTGTGGCTCGATCACATTTCCTTCAAGGTTTCGAACTACAAAGAGAGCGCATCGTTCTACAGCAACCTGCTTGGCTGGAAGTCAACGTACGACGAAGGCAGCCAGAACGAGCTGATGATCGGTAATGTCGGCGATATCATCATCCGCGGCGGCAATCCTAACGACCCACACTTCAAGAAGGATGCTCCGCGTCACGCCGAAGTGGACCACATCTCCTACGGCATCCTGCCCTGGAACTCAGACGCAGTGAAAGCGGAGCTTATAAAGCGCGGTCTCGAGGCAACCGTGGATACCTCTACTCACGACGACATCGATGTCGCCGCTTACAAGAGCTATCACACGACCACGCCGAACGGGTACAACTTGCAGATGAGTTTCGTGACGCGGGAGAACCGGCTGGCGTTGTCGAACGCGGTCAAGCCGAAGACTTCAAACGAATAG
- a CDS encoding helix-turn-helix domain-containing protein, which translates to MKNERNRPSHVTTGDIFDDLGFSPEEALESKLKTEIWLAVIRRIEQKKYRQADLVKLLQAHQPDVSNLLKGKVATMSITRLLQFAARLGLKAQIRISASSSSEARKSVEPSFRRKRTAA; encoded by the coding sequence ATGAAAAACGAAAGAAATAGACCCAGCCACGTCACCACTGGCGATATTTTCGACGACCTTGGATTCTCTCCGGAAGAAGCTCTTGAATCGAAGCTCAAGACCGAAATCTGGCTCGCAGTGATCCGCCGTATTGAACAAAAGAAATACAGGCAAGCAGATCTCGTCAAGTTGTTGCAAGCCCATCAGCCCGATGTGAGCAATCTGCTCAAAGGCAAGGTGGCAACGATGAGCATCACGCGCCTGCTACAGTTTGCGGCACGACTCGGCCTTAAAGCACAAATCAGAATTTCCGCGTCATCTTCCAGCGAAGCTCGCAAGTCAGTGGAGCCGTCTTTTCGACGAAAGCGCACTGCCGCGTAG
- a CDS encoding YciI family protein codes for MKYMLLIYASETEWTYPDRASCFKESTDVAYDLRAKGKLISTAPLQPIATATTVQVREGRRLVTDGPFAETREQLGGYFMIDANDLDEAIAVAGRLPGAKRGTVEIRPVLEIPNLPHDQLTQ; via the coding sequence ATGAAGTACATGTTGCTGATTTACGCGTCTGAAACGGAGTGGACTTATCCTGACCGGGCGTCGTGCTTCAAGGAATCGACGGATGTCGCCTACGACCTGCGGGCGAAGGGCAAGCTGATCTCGACGGCGCCACTGCAGCCGATTGCGACTGCCACCACCGTGCAAGTACGCGAAGGACGCCGCTTGGTGACGGATGGCCCGTTCGCGGAGACGCGCGAACAACTGGGCGGATATTTCATGATTGACGCCAACGATCTCGATGAAGCCATCGCCGTCGCGGGCCGTTTGCCGGGCGCAAAACGGGGGACGGTGGAGATCCGGCCAGTGCTGGAGATACCGAACCTTCCGCACGACCAGCTCACGCAGTAA
- a CDS encoding zf-HC2 domain-containing protein translates to MSSDFQNRLRKNLEHPVPAEHPAPDVLNAYIEKVLTGAEERQVTEHLAACRECREVVFLATGAAEEPVQPVVAAVPVKRVRWWAWAMPIVAVVVIAIFIGQPSLLRSKHTVEMAQARHDEPQVPASTTVATKTEVAPANKEEDKAKSLETYQPRKRIVPAQPLGGLATSPAAPPSPAPTERRELAKEKDVNGPVQNEMARRAGVGGRIAEEAKPAVAMSAPAPAAADKVQTLKQSEGAAAANLQQDSKLRDDRYAYSTESTNGASLSANGASRSKAANLDTKAGQAFGGFAKSAAKKVDAATQWRVTTTGGLEHALLGEWKPALGDSSSHFLAVTTFGENVWAGGKNLALYHSPDNGVTWERQTLRVRIAADITQIQFTSANDGVLTTNLGTSFVTHDGGKSWAQEKP, encoded by the coding sequence ATGAGTAGTGATTTCCAAAACCGTTTGCGCAAGAACCTGGAACATCCCGTTCCGGCAGAGCACCCTGCTCCCGATGTGCTGAATGCGTACATCGAGAAGGTGCTCACCGGGGCAGAGGAGCGCCAGGTAACGGAGCATCTCGCGGCCTGCAGGGAGTGCCGCGAGGTGGTGTTTCTTGCGACGGGCGCAGCTGAGGAGCCCGTGCAGCCGGTGGTCGCCGCTGTTCCAGTGAAGCGGGTGCGCTGGTGGGCGTGGGCGATGCCGATTGTTGCGGTAGTCGTAATTGCCATCTTCATTGGTCAACCGTCGCTGCTCAGAAGCAAGCACACTGTAGAAATGGCGCAGGCGCGGCACGATGAACCGCAAGTTCCGGCTTCGACGACAGTTGCGACAAAGACAGAGGTTGCGCCAGCGAACAAAGAAGAAGATAAAGCCAAGTCTCTCGAGACCTATCAACCACGAAAGCGGATTGTGCCGGCACAGCCGCTTGGTGGACTTGCGACATCCCCGGCCGCGCCACCATCGCCAGCTCCGACTGAGCGGCGTGAGTTGGCAAAAGAGAAAGACGTAAACGGACCAGTGCAAAACGAAATGGCTCGTCGAGCGGGGGTGGGAGGAAGGATCGCAGAGGAAGCCAAGCCGGCGGTCGCGATGAGTGCACCCGCGCCTGCTGCGGCAGACAAAGTCCAGACCTTAAAACAATCGGAGGGAGCTGCGGCGGCAAATTTGCAGCAAGATTCGAAGCTGCGGGATGACCGATACGCGTACAGCACGGAGTCAACCAACGGCGCATCCCTGTCGGCGAATGGCGCAAGCCGCAGCAAGGCCGCCAATCTCGACACCAAGGCCGGACAGGCGTTTGGGGGCTTCGCGAAATCCGCGGCGAAGAAAGTAGATGCAGCGACGCAATGGCGCGTCACCACCACGGGCGGGCTCGAGCACGCCCTGCTCGGCGAATGGAAGCCCGCGCTTGGCGACTCCAGTTCGCACTTTCTTGCTGTCACGACCTTCGGGGAAAACGTGTGGGCCGGCGGGAAGAACCTCGCCCTCTATCACTCGCCTGACAACGGAGTGACCTGGGAGCGGCAGACGCTGCGAGTGCGGATCGCCGCGGACATAACGCAGATCCAGTTCACCTCGGCAAACGACGGCGTGTTGACCACGAACTTAGGGACGTCGTTCGTGACGCATGATGGCGGGAAGAGTTGGGCACAGGAGAAGCCCTAG
- a CDS encoding type II toxin-antitoxin system RelE/ParE family toxin: MASSHPSRFASISWEGDSWEVLKSWPKPIRWDFGQSLREMQLGRSARLNVRPMQSVGAGVFELKDADEKTWYRLLYLARIDDVIYVLDCFEKDTAKTERKELNRARQRLSAVRVRLMERKKNEKRKK, translated from the coding sequence GTGGCGTCCTCTCACCCATCCCGCTTCGCCTCGATCTCTTGGGAAGGTGATTCGTGGGAGGTGCTGAAATCGTGGCCGAAGCCTATTCGATGGGACTTCGGACAGTCACTCCGTGAAATGCAGTTGGGTCGGTCTGCGCGTCTCAATGTACGGCCCATGCAGTCGGTCGGTGCCGGCGTATTTGAGTTGAAAGATGCCGATGAGAAGACATGGTACCGATTGCTGTATTTGGCGCGGATAGACGATGTCATATACGTGTTGGATTGTTTCGAAAAAGACACTGCCAAGACAGAGCGCAAAGAACTGAATCGCGCGAGACAGCGGCTTTCTGCGGTGCGCGTGAGGCTGATGGAGAGGAAGAAAAATGAAAAACGAAAGAAATAG
- a CDS encoding RNA polymerase sigma factor, with protein MSSAPGAGPEIAQAITAFCAQQFGACGAAKFEISREELSGIVSAVVGKWNASASSAEVQAFLGALRVEELVLTRACAAGNNTAWELFLNRYRAVLYGAAYKIAGDDATARELADSLYAELYGVSEKGAERSSKLLYYSGRGSLEGWLRTIVAQEYVNRYRRTRRETSLEEQVEEGKQFEATPSAPDPPPDNRMDHAISAEIAALHAEDRLLLATYFLDGRKLAEIARVQRVHESTISRKLERVTGLLRKRIRKRLIDGGMSPRQADEAMGELDVRDVQVPIEKSLRQEPGGGTFYKGSEP; from the coding sequence ATGAGTTCCGCGCCCGGTGCCGGCCCTGAAATCGCGCAAGCCATCACTGCGTTCTGTGCGCAGCAGTTTGGCGCGTGCGGCGCAGCAAAATTTGAGATTTCGCGCGAAGAACTCTCCGGCATCGTTTCCGCAGTTGTGGGCAAATGGAACGCCTCTGCGAGTTCAGCGGAAGTGCAGGCGTTTCTGGGCGCGCTGCGCGTGGAAGAGCTGGTCCTGACGCGGGCTTGCGCGGCCGGAAACAACACGGCGTGGGAGCTGTTTCTTAATCGCTATCGCGCCGTGCTCTACGGCGCGGCCTACAAAATCGCGGGCGATGACGCGACCGCGCGCGAGTTGGCCGACTCGCTCTACGCCGAGCTGTACGGGGTCTCCGAGAAGGGCGCTGAACGCAGTTCCAAGCTGCTCTATTACTCCGGACGCGGATCGCTCGAAGGCTGGCTGCGGACCATCGTCGCGCAGGAATATGTAAATCGATACCGGCGTACGCGGCGCGAAACCAGCCTGGAAGAGCAGGTGGAAGAGGGTAAACAGTTCGAAGCCACTCCTTCCGCTCCGGATCCTCCGCCTGACAATCGGATGGACCACGCAATCAGCGCCGAAATCGCGGCGCTCCACGCGGAAGATCGTCTGCTGCTCGCGACGTATTTCCTCGACGGCCGCAAACTGGCGGAAATCGCGCGGGTGCAGCGCGTCCATGAATCCACCATCAGCCGAAAGCTGGAGCGGGTAACCGGGCTGCTGCGGAAACGCATCCGTAAACGGCTGATAGATGGCGGGATGTCGCCTCGGCAGGCGGACGAGGCGATGGGAGAACTTGACGTCCGAGACGTGCAAGTCCCGATCGAAAAAAGTTTGAGGCAAGAACCGGGTGGTGGGACGTTCTATAAAGGAAGCGAGCCGTAG